In one Lachnospiraceae bacterium GAM79 genomic region, the following are encoded:
- a CDS encoding epoxyqueuosine reductase QueH, whose product MKNANYYTMMEEELKKISDSGSKKKILLHCCCAPCSSHCLEVLTDYFDITAYFYNPNITSDEEYEKRWNELKRFVHEVYQENGVESYLEEHESERFLEMAKGMEEEPERGIRCYACYKLRLDKSAAFAKKHGFDYFTTTLSISPHKNADWLNEIGEELGEQYGITFLHSDFKKKNGYKHSIELSKEYNLYRQNFCGCEFSRRVYEAAEKMKQEAAQK is encoded by the coding sequence GTGAAAAATGCAAACTATTATACTATGATGGAAGAAGAATTGAAGAAAATATCGGATTCCGGCAGTAAAAAGAAGATATTGCTTCATTGCTGCTGTGCCCCGTGTTCCAGTCATTGCCTTGAAGTTCTGACCGATTATTTTGATATTACTGCTTATTTTTATAATCCGAATATCACAAGTGATGAAGAATACGAGAAACGCTGGAATGAATTAAAACGCTTTGTTCATGAAGTATATCAGGAGAATGGGGTGGAGTCATATCTGGAAGAGCATGAGAGCGAACGGTTTCTTGAAATGGCAAAAGGAATGGAAGAGGAACCGGAACGTGGAATCCGGTGCTATGCCTGTTATAAGCTTCGTCTGGATAAAAGTGCAGCATTTGCAAAGAAGCATGGATTTGATTATTTTACTACGACACTGTCGATCAGCCCGCATAAAAATGCAGACTGGCTCAATGAGATCGGAGAAGAACTGGGTGAGCAGTATGGTATAACATTTTTGCATAGTGATTTTAAGAAGAAAAACGGATATAAACATTCGATCGAGCTTTCAAAGGAATATAATTTATATAGACAGAACTTCTGCGGCTGTGAATTCAGCAGAAGAGTGTATGAAGCAGCAGAAAAAATGAAGCAGGAAGCTGCTCAGAAATAA
- a CDS encoding carbamoyl phosphate synthase small subunit, producing MKAFLILEDGHVFEGTSIGATDEIISEIVFNTSMTGYLEVLTDPSYAGQAVCMTYPLIGNYGVCLEDMEADKPWQSGFIVREIAKKPSNFRSEQSINQFLINNNITGIEGVDTRALTKILRNQGTMKGMITTNASYDLEDCLKRIKAWEMGHVVLDVTCKEKKVYPGDGYKVAVIDLGVKRNIIKSLLKRGCQVTVYPAETPAEEIIADAPDGIMLTNGPGDPKDCKVTIKEVKKLFDTDIPIFAICLGHQLLALANGGDTVKMKYGHRGANHPVKDLKTGKVYISTQNHGYMVKEESLDRKVAEVSFINVNDGTVEGVHYLGKNAQTVQFHPEACAGPLDTDFLFDVFMNMMEVSK from the coding sequence ATGAAAGCTTTTTTGATACTTGAAGATGGACATGTATTTGAAGGCACCAGTATTGGAGCAACCGATGAGATCATAAGCGAAATTGTTTTCAATACGTCTATGACAGGTTACTTAGAGGTGTTGACAGACCCATCCTATGCCGGGCAGGCAGTTTGTATGACATATCCGTTGATTGGTAATTATGGTGTATGTCTGGAAGATATGGAGGCTGATAAACCATGGCAGTCAGGATTTATTGTAAGAGAGATTGCGAAGAAGCCAAGTAACTTTAGAAGTGAACAGAGTATTAACCAGTTCCTTATTAATAACAATATAACAGGTATCGAGGGAGTTGATACCAGAGCCTTGACCAAGATCCTCAGAAATCAGGGTACAATGAAGGGCATGATCACAACAAATGCTTCTTATGACCTTGAAGATTGTCTGAAGCGGATCAAAGCATGGGAGATGGGACATGTTGTTCTTGATGTTACATGCAAAGAAAAGAAAGTTTATCCGGGAGATGGCTACAAGGTAGCTGTGATCGATCTCGGCGTTAAGAGAAATATTATCAAATCTTTATTAAAGAGAGGTTGTCAGGTTACTGTATATCCTGCTGAGACACCTGCGGAGGAGATCATCGCAGATGCACCGGACGGCATCATGTTAACAAACGGACCTGGAGATCCAAAGGATTGTAAGGTTACGATCAAAGAAGTGAAAAAACTTTTCGATACAGATATTCCTATTTTTGCAATATGTCTTGGACATCAGCTGCTTGCACTTGCAAATGGCGGCGATACCGTAAAGATGAAATACGGTCACAGAGGTGCGAACCATCCTGTAAAAGATTTAAAGACCGGAAAGGTTTATATTTCAACTCAGAATCATGGATATATGGTAAAAGAAGAGAGCCTTGACAGAAAGGTTGCCGAGGTCAGCTTTATCAATGTAAATGATGGTACAGTAGAAGGTGTTCATTACCTTGGTAAGAATGCACAGACCGTACAGTTCCATCCGGAAGCATGTGCCGGTCCTCTTGATACAGACTTCTTGTTTGATGTATTTATGAATATGATGGAGGTGTCTAAGTAA